In Porites lutea chromosome 1, jaPorLute2.1, whole genome shotgun sequence, a single genomic region encodes these proteins:
- the LOC140927208 gene encoding chondroitin sulfate ABC exolyase-like has protein sequence MDQKISLRPIGMLPANFCLSAPPMIIPKYNPKLYISFSPKAHSGQADAVASIEHFIQDIRQWMSQDKLLMNDAKTEQLLFIGTRQQLAKITIDDITVGHYHCSTISRSESGCVVRFESEMEQLKQHFVVVFIAFFMRNIHATRTVYTFENADHLMAFSASSSSTLERSSTHYKDGTHSMKWTWTSGNEFTHTISPAISGSESEAGGIKLWLYNPHKRTTGEHLTVSFSNSTQTVSQFNITLNFKGWRAVWVSYYEGLFNGSADMTTMKITAPTTSETAHPLYFDLIRLVEKLSRQSRDKVVPTLDPDLYNPNHFWQQTYRWSQATPTTVDTTMTPSLKKMSDLTLIERRLDNWFLKQSQTSTQFTGNVKKRWDSLQADVNDALTKFSSLNVAKSTSSNIITGTPLYCDRSEYSAEKFGYVVKEVLLPLALDYHVRSRTNEVDAVASAEVTNLNGDTSVFNAAVKRIAGDNSDMQQAFTTALGSANPSYTAMKVKEAITALNTKRKQRLMLLLDYIEDQGFTEGSAIGSLVHEMNNVGAGYMNSVYLLKQVLQDAGKKENYVATMKWYNDFGEIYQNPFEYAGTTADRMRTISIFRLFAVLMMPSSTAEEKHAKIRDMEALVRWYANALSTNEGFAGVLKPDFLAFHHNGYYASAYTPHAVHMGALIQYLLSGTAFALDAETMQNIKKGLEIMRVVSVKYSSPNSVSGRFPGFTRAILAKNFPGFAYYAATAPNLNMDGSLGEIAAIDSENIKPFLRLFDTDEKRVNKYLADGTIFTSIYYSNSLGSINIMEEIKNKAMTMSIEAEASPKGLWALNYAALVVYRRSDWAVSVKGFNNYVWDFEATGNHNVYGIYQSHGALLVANSEEALHTHDTDNGWDWTRHPGTTTIKLPLADLISGSNRYFQSNKLAGGVRLVGGGDHSTGMFAVEFAQPDYDWDNGAYQNNIEFTFKKSVFFADNYVVCLGSGITSSGSSKHITQTSLFQDKLMDPDNPSSIYIKQSSHSLSTDLTKQPSFFDGANKPSAYLLDVNGNGYYIPKATEQGLNVKVSLQTSRNHKGENDTSARYATAWLDHGANPTAKGYEYAILVGTQLSELQAFATQQTVYEVIHKDNNAHAVKFNNFPRQNENQWGYAFFHKSARTPGPVRRVTKHPTLVMFEEDDENNVYVSVSYPNLNFNISEPLTNGSGISGQERFYSVSTPIDIEVFFPKDVEVSIGDVRVNGEIVPQGERGDHVEAIPRGMDPNSTKSRRIKFKGLSKGFSKEVKLRRPLKKAIHKLTPTYISEPVSLKDTGCRYCLRSNDGKLLNIPSCKSVSTLGD, from the exons ATGGACCAGAAAATTTCCCTGAGACCAATTGGAATGCTCCCCGCTAACTTTTGCCTTTCGGCACCTCCCATGATTATACCCAAGTATAACCCTAAGTTATACATCTCGTTTAGTCCCAAGGCGCACTCTGGACAGGCTGATGCGGTTGCTTCTATCGAACATTTCATTCAAGACATCAGGCAGTGGATGTCTCAAGACAAGTTGCTCATGAATGATGCCAAAACAGAACAACTTCTTTTTATCGGCACCAGACAGCAACTCGCTAAAATCACAATTGATGACATAACTGTGGGACACTATCATTGCTCCACAATCTCCCGTTCGGAATCTGGGTGTGTGGTTAGATTCGAGA GTGAAATGGAACAGTTAAAGCAACATTTTGTGGTAGTCTTCATTGCGTTTTTCATGCGAAACATTCATGCCACCAGAACAG TTTATACATTTGAGAATGCTGATCACTTGATGGCCTTTAGTGCTTCATCATCATCCACATTGGAACGTTCTTCAACTCATTATAAGGACGGTACACATTCTATGAAGTGGACATGGACTAGTGGCAATGAATTCACACATACAATTTCT CCGGCGATTAGTGGATCAGAGAGTGAAGCAGGTGGAATTAAACTGTGGCTATACAATCCTCATAAACGGACAACAGGAGAGCATCTGACGGTCTCCTTTTCAAACTCAACTCAAACCGTTTCACAATTCAATATCACCCTTAACTTCAAG GGCTGGCGTGCCGTGTGGGTTAGTTACTATGAAGGTCTTTTCAATGGTAGTGCTGACATGACCACTATGAAGATAACTGCTCCAACAACTTCAGAGACCGCTCATCCATTGTACTTTGATCTTATTCGCCTGGTCGAAAAGTTATCTAGGCAGTCACGTGACAAAGTCGTTCCAACACTCGACCCAGACCTGTACAATCCAAACCATTTCTGGCAGCAAACGTACCGATGGAGTCAG GCAACGCCAACAACTGTAGACACTACCATGActccaagtttgaaaaaaatgtctGACCTGACCTTGATCGAGAGGAGATTGGACAACTGGTTCCTGAAGCAGTCACAGACTTCAACTCAATTTACAGGAAACGTAAAGAAACGATGGGATTCGCTTCAAGCCGACGTGAACGATGCACTGACAAAGTTTTCTTCACTGAATGTTGCCAAAAGTACTTCAAGTAACATCATCACAG GCACCCCACTCTATTGTGACAGGTCGGAATATTCCGCCGAAAAATTTGGTTATGTCGTGAAGGAAGTTCTTCTTCCACTGGCACTGGATTATCACGTAAGATCACGAACCAATGAGGTGGATGCTGTAGCCTCTGCAGAGGTGACTAACCTGAATGGAGATACCAGTGTTTTTAACGCTGCTGTTAAG AGAATAGCGGGTGATAATTCAGATATGCAACAGGCATTCACTACTGCTTTAGGCTCAGCGAATCCATCATACACAGCGATGAAAGTCAAAGAGGCCATCACTGCTCTTAACACCAAGCGGAAACAACGATTGATGCTTCTTCTTGATTATATTGAGGATCAAG GTTTTACTGAGGGCAGTGCAATTGGATCCTTGGTTCACGAAATGAACAATGTAGGAGCGGGTTACATGAATtcagtgtatttgttaaagCAAGTTCTGCAAGATGCAGGAAAAAAGGAGAATTATGTCGCGACTATGAAGTGGTACAATGACTTTGGAGAAATATATCAAAATCCATTTGAGTACGCTGGAACGACTGCTGATCGAATGAGAACCATTTCGATTTTTCG TTTGTTTGCTGTTCTTATGATGCCTTCCTCTACGGCAGAAGAAAAACACGCGAAAATCCGCGACATGGAAGCGCTTGTTCGATGGTACGCGAACGCTCTGTCAACTAATGAAGGATTTGCTGGTGTCCTCAAGCCTGATTTCCTTGCGTTTCATCACAATGGCTACTACGCTTCTGCTTATACACCACACGCCGTGCACATGGGAGCACTCATCCAATATCTACTCAGCGGGACCGCGTTTGCATTGG atGCCGAGACAAtgcaaaacataaaaaaaggaCTGGAGATCATGAGGGTCGTTTCAGTCAAGTATTCCTCACCGAACAGTGTTTCAGGCCGATTTCCAGGATTTACTCGTGCAATTCTGGCCAAAAATTTCCCTGGTTTTGCCTATTACGCTGCGACTGCTCCAAATCTCAACATGGATGGATCTCTTGGAGAAATTGCTGCCATTGACAGTGAAAACATCAAGCCATTTTTGCGACTATTTGACACAG ATGAAAAAAGAGTCAATAAATACTTGGCTGACGGAACAATTTTCACTTCAATTTATTACTCGAATTCACTTGGCTCTATCAACATCAtggaagaaattaaaaacaaagcaatGACCATGAGTATCGAAGCAGAAGCCTCCCCTAAGGGATTATGGGCTCTTAATTACGCAGCTCTTGTAGTGTACAGGCGATCTGATTGGGCCGTCTCTGTCAAAGGATTCAATAACTATGTTTGGGACTTTGAGGCAACGGGCAACCACAATGTGTATGGCATATACCAGAGTCACGGAGCACTTCTGGTTGCAAACAGTGAGGAGGCTCTTCACACTCACGATACAGACAACGGCTGGGACTGGACACGACATCCGGGCACCACCACTATCAAATTGCCGCTCGCGGATTTGATCAGTGGAAGTAACAG ATATTTTCAATCAAACAAACTGGCCGGCGGCGTTAGATTGGTAGGAGGTGGAGATCACTCAACAGGGATGTTTGCAGTGGAGTTTGCACAGCCTGACTACGACTGGGATAATGGTGCCTACCAAAACAACATCGAGTTCACATTTAAAAAGAGCGTCTTCTTTGCTGATAACTATGTTGTCTGTCTTGGCTCTGGTATTACCTCTTCAGGTAGCAGTAAGCACATCACTCAG ACCTCTTTGTTTCAAGACAAACTAATGGACCCGGACAATCCATCTTCAATCTATATAAAACAGTCATCACACTCCCTCAGTACAGACTTAACTAAACAGCCTTCTTTCTTTGACGGAGCGAACAAACCTTCAGCTTATCTTCTTGATGTGAATG GAAATGGTTATTACATCCCCAAAGCAACTGAACAAGGACTTAACGTTAAAGTCAGTCTCCAAACGTCTAGGAACCACAAAGGGGAAAACGACACTTCAGCAAGATATGCAACAGCTTGGCTTGACCATGGAGCAAATCCAACGGCTAAGGGCTATGAATACGCAATTCTTGTCGGCACCCAACTGAGTGAACTTCAG GCATTTGCTACACAACAAACAGTGTATGAAGTGATCCACAAGGACAATAATGCTCACGCAGTTAAGTTTAATAATTTCCCGAGACAGAACGAAAATCAGTGGGGATATGCATTCTTCCACAAATCTGCTCGCACTCCAGGTCCTGTAAGACGCGTTACCAAG CATCCGACTCTGGTGATGTTTGAAGAAGACGACGAAAACAACGTTTACGTTTCTGTGTCGTAtccaaatttaaatttcaacaTCAGTGAACCTTTGACAAACGGTAGCGGAATCAGTGGTCAGGAACGCTTCTACTCGGTCAGCACGCCAATAGACATTGAG GTGTTTTTCCCAAAAGATGTCGAGGTCAGTATCGGTGATGTCAGGGTGAATGGTGAAATTGTACCACAAGGCGAAAGAGGTGATCATGTAGAGGCCATTCCAAGAGGAATGGATCCTAACAGCACAAAATCACGTCGAATCAAATTCAAAGGTCTGTCTAAAGGATTCAGTAAAGAAGTGAAACTTAGGAGACCtctaaaaaag GCCATTCATAAACTCACTCCGACTTACATTTCCGAACCTGTATCTCTGAAAGACACTGGGTGTAGGTACTGTCTTAGATCAAATGacggcaaacttcttaacattccaTCATGCAAGTCTGTTTCCACGCTTGGTGATTGA